The Streptomyces kanamyceticus DNA segment TGCCGGTGAAGCAGCACGGCCTGAGCGCGTACTACGGCCAGGCTGGCGTCAACTGGATGTCCGCGCACTCCGGCATCGACTTCCCCGTGTCGTACGGCACGGAGGTGCTCGCCGCGACCGACGGCACCGTGTCCACCAAGTGGAACAGCGCCTACGGCAACATGGCGATCGTGACCGCCAAGGACGGCACGGAGACGTGGTACTGCCACCTCTCCACGCACAAGATCTCCAGCGGCCCCGTGAAGGCGGGCGAGGCCATCGCCTTCTCCGGCAACTCGGGCAACTCCACAGGACCGCACCTGCACTTCGAGGTGCGTCCCGGCGGCGGCTCCGCGATCGACCCGCTGCCGTGGCTGCGCAGCCACGGCCTCGACCCGACGTAGGCAGCGAGCGCCGTCGTCCCGCGGGGTCAACCGACCCCACGGGACCACAGTCCGTAGATCCCCGAAGGCCCCTAGGGACCCCTAGGGGTCCCTAGAGCTTCTCCACCGGCGCGTACCTCAGCAGCAGCCGCTTCGGCTTGGGCTCTCCGAAGTCCACCGTCGCCTCGGCGTTCGCACCCGATCCCTTGACGCCGACCACGGTCCCGAGGCCGAACTGGTCGTGCGTGACCCGGTCGCCGATCGCGAGCGAGACCACCGGCTTCTCCGTGGCACGGCGCGTGGCGAATCCCTGCGCGCCCCCGGAGCGCGACCGCGCCGAGGACAGCGACGAGGCGATGCCACCGGCCGGACCTGACGAGCCAGACGACGCCGGGGCGCCGATGGAGCCCGTCCGCTTCCAGTCCAGGTGGGCGTCCGGGATCTCCTCCAGGAAGCGCGACGGCGGGTTGTACGAGGGCTGGCCCCAGGCGCTGCGCATCGAGGACCGCGTCAGATAGAGCCGCTCACGCGCGCGCGTAATGCCCACGTACGCAAGACGCCGCTCCTCCTCCAGCTCCTTGACCTGCCCCAGCGAGCGCATGTGCGGGAAGACGCCGTCCTCCATGCCGGTCAGGAACACCACGGGGAATTCGAGGCCCTTGGCGGTGTGCAGTGTCATCAAGGTGATGACTCCGGAGCCGTCGTCCTCCTCGTCCGGGATCTGGTCGGAGTCGGCGACGAGGGCGACGCGCTCCAGGAAGTCGGAGAGCGAACCGGCGGTCGCGGCACCAGCCGCGTCCTCCTCGCCCGCTGCTCCCTCTGCGTCCGCCGTGCCCTCGGCGCCCTCTGCGGCGTCAGCGGACTCAGCGGCCTGACCGCTCTCCTGCTCGAACTCCAGCGCCACAGCGGCGAGTTCCTGAAGGTTCTCGATGCGCGTCTCGTCCTGCGGGTCGGTGGACGCCTGCAACTCGGCGAGATAGCCGGTCCGTTCGAGCACGGCCTCCAGGACGACCGCAGGGCCCGCGCCGGACTCGACGATGGTCCGCAGCTCCTCCATCAGCGTGTTGAAACGCCTGACGGCGTTGGTCGACCGGGCCGCCATTCCGTACGCCTCGTCGACGCGGCGCAGCGCCTGCGGGAAGGAGATCTTCTCGCGCTGCGACAGCGCGTCGATCATCGCTTCCGCGCGGTCGCCGATGCCTCGCTTGGGAACGTTGAGGATGCGCCGCAGCGGCACCGCGTCCTCGGGGTTGGCGAGCACGCGCAGGTACGCGAGGACGTCCCTGACCTCCTTGCGCTCGTAGAAGCGCACGCCGCCGACGACCTTGTAGGGCAGGCCGACGCGGATGAAGATCTCTTCGAAGACACGGGACTGAGCGTTGGTGCGGTAGAAGATCGCGACGTCGCCGGCCTTCGCGTCGCCCGCGTCGGTGAGGCGGTCGATCTCGTCGGCGACGAACTGCGCCTCGTCGTGCTCGGTGTCGGCGACGTACCCCGTGATGCGCGCGCCCGCGCCCTGGTTGGTCCACAGGTTCTTCGGGCGGCGGCTCTCGTTCCGCTCGATGACCGCGTTCGCGGCGGTCAGGATCGTCTGCGTGGAGCGGTAGTTCTGCTCCAGGAGGATCGTCGTCGCGTCCGTGTAGTCCTCCTCGAACTGGAGGATGTTACGGATGGTGGCGCCGCGGAAGGCGTAGATGGACTGGTCCGCGTCACCCACCACGCAGAGCTCGCCGGGGTCGTCACCCTCGCCTCCGGAGGGACCGACCAGCTCGCGCACCAGGGCGTACTGCGCGTGGTTGGTGTCCTGGTACTCGTCGACCATGACGTGCCGGAAGCGGCGCCTGTAGTGCTCGGCGACGTCGGGGAAAGCGCGCAGGAGGTGGACCGTCGTCATGATCAGGTCGTCGAAGTCCAGTGCGTTCGCCTCGCGGAGGCGGGACTGGTACATCGCGTAGGCCTGGGCGAGGGTCTTCTCGAAGCCGTCGGCGGCCTGGGCTGCGAAGTCCTCCTCGTCGATCAGCTCGTTCTTCAGGTTCGAGACCTTGGCGCTGAAGGACTTCGGCGGGAACTTCTTCGGGTCGACGTCCAGGTCGCGACAGACCAGGGCCATCAGACGCTTGGAGTCCGCGGCGTCGTAGATCGAGAAGGAGGACGTGAAGCCCAGCTTCTTGTACTCGCGGCGCAGGATGCGGACGCAGGCGCTGTGGAACGTCGACACCCACATCGCGTTCGCCCGCGGTCCGACGAGCTGCTCGACGCGCTCCTTCATCTCGCCCGCGGCCTTGTTCGTGAAGGTGATCGCGAGGATCTGGCCGGGGTGCGCACCGCGCTCGGCGAGGAGGTACGCGATGCGGTGGGTCAGCACGCGGGTCTTGCCGGAACCGGCACCGGCGACGATGAGCAGCGGGGAGCCCGCGTGCACGACCGCCGCGCGCTGGTTCTCGTTGAGGCCGTCGAGAAGCGCCGCCGGGTCGATGACCGGGCGCGGGGCACCACCGCGGTAGTGCGCGTCCCGGGTCATGGGCGCGTCGAACTTCCCGTCGAACAGATCGTCCGGAATGGGCTCCGGAGTGGTGTCCTCGGGCGGCGGCGGGGGCTCTTCGTCCGCGGCCCGAGAGGGCTGCAGGTCCGCCAGGAAGCTGTCATCAAAGAGGCTGCTCATCGCCTCCCGAGTCTAGGCGGCCCCACTGACAACCCGCCCCGGGTTCCGGCCACCTCCCGCCGATGACGGTCCGCCCCGGGGCGATCACGCTCCGCTCCCGCGCGTCATGCCCACATCAGGAGCTTCGAAAAGTCACGAAAATGTATCGGGCATATCGAACATCAAC contains these protein-coding regions:
- the pcrA gene encoding DNA helicase PcrA → MSSLFDDSFLADLQPSRAADEEPPPPPEDTTPEPIPDDLFDGKFDAPMTRDAHYRGGAPRPVIDPAALLDGLNENQRAAVVHAGSPLLIVAGAGSGKTRVLTHRIAYLLAERGAHPGQILAITFTNKAAGEMKERVEQLVGPRANAMWVSTFHSACVRILRREYKKLGFTSSFSIYDAADSKRLMALVCRDLDVDPKKFPPKSFSAKVSNLKNELIDEEDFAAQAADGFEKTLAQAYAMYQSRLREANALDFDDLIMTTVHLLRAFPDVAEHYRRRFRHVMVDEYQDTNHAQYALVRELVGPSGGEGDDPGELCVVGDADQSIYAFRGATIRNILQFEEDYTDATTILLEQNYRSTQTILTAANAVIERNESRRPKNLWTNQGAGARITGYVADTEHDEAQFVADEIDRLTDAGDAKAGDVAIFYRTNAQSRVFEEIFIRVGLPYKVVGGVRFYERKEVRDVLAYLRVLANPEDAVPLRRILNVPKRGIGDRAEAMIDALSQREKISFPQALRRVDEAYGMAARSTNAVRRFNTLMEELRTIVESGAGPAVVLEAVLERTGYLAELQASTDPQDETRIENLQELAAVALEFEQESGQAAESADAAEGAEGTADAEGAAGEEDAAGAATAGSLSDFLERVALVADSDQIPDEEDDGSGVITLMTLHTAKGLEFPVVFLTGMEDGVFPHMRSLGQVKELEEERRLAYVGITRARERLYLTRSSMRSAWGQPSYNPPSRFLEEIPDAHLDWKRTGSIGAPASSGSSGPAGGIASSLSSARSRSGGAQGFATRRATEKPVVSLAIGDRVTHDQFGLGTVVGVKGSGANAEATVDFGEPKPKRLLLRYAPVEKL